The following are encoded in a window of Acidobacteriota bacterium genomic DNA:
- the secD gene encoding protein translocase subunit SecD, producing the protein MKNRSLLVRGLVILGLVVLAAFSAHPLDERIKLGLDLQGGMHLVLQVQTADAVDSETDKDMTRLLDVAEERDLANLEARKTGPQSFEVTGVDRATQDVLVDIVKDFRNSVGAESWDSRRSANTVRFDMTGASVKDIERLSVRQALETIRNRVDAFGVSEPVIQPLGDSDRLVVQLPGVDDQDRVRDLIKRTAFLEFRLTDFPRSGGGGAPTREAVLANYGGTLPSNVEILEGSERDERGRAREYFAVEATSVVTGRDLKNARPSLGQFNEPVVNFTFNAEGADRFGEATGNNVGRGLAIILDNKVVTAPVINSRISDSGIIEGNFTQQEVEDLSTVLRTGALPAGITYLEERTVGPSLGRDSIEQGLRAGLVGFGLVILIMFVVYRFTGINAIVALVLDVVLVFGALAYFGATLTLPGIAGIILTVGMAVDANVLVFERIREELRVGRTVRSAVDAGFSKALSSVLDANITTLIASLFLFQFGTGPIRGFAVTLSIGILASVFTAVIVSRWIFDLIFSRRGRVERLSI; encoded by the coding sequence ATGAAGAACCGCAGCCTGTTGGTCCGCGGCCTGGTGATTCTGGGTCTGGTGGTGTTGGCCGCTTTCTCGGCCCATCCGCTGGACGAACGCATCAAGCTCGGTCTCGATCTCCAGGGCGGCATGCATCTGGTGCTCCAGGTGCAGACCGCCGATGCCGTCGATTCGGAGACGGACAAGGACATGACCCGTCTGCTCGACGTCGCCGAGGAACGCGATCTCGCCAATCTCGAGGCGCGCAAGACCGGGCCCCAGTCCTTCGAGGTCACCGGCGTCGATCGCGCCACCCAGGACGTCTTGGTCGACATCGTCAAGGACTTCCGCAACAGCGTCGGTGCCGAGTCCTGGGACAGCCGGCGCAGCGCCAACACGGTGCGCTTCGACATGACCGGAGCGAGCGTCAAGGACATCGAGCGATTGTCGGTGCGCCAGGCCCTCGAGACGATTCGCAATCGTGTCGACGCCTTTGGCGTGTCGGAGCCGGTGATTCAACCCCTCGGCGACAGTGATCGCCTGGTGGTGCAGCTCCCCGGCGTCGACGATCAGGATCGCGTTCGCGATCTGATCAAGCGCACCGCGTTCCTCGAGTTCCGGTTGACCGATTTCCCGCGCTCCGGCGGTGGCGGCGCGCCCACCCGGGAGGCGGTGCTGGCCAACTACGGCGGCACCCTGCCCTCCAACGTCGAGATTCTCGAGGGCAGCGAGCGCGACGAGCGCGGCCGGGCGCGCGAGTACTTCGCCGTCGAGGCCACCAGCGTGGTCACCGGTCGCGACCTCAAGAATGCCCGACCCAGCCTCGGTCAGTTCAACGAGCCGGTGGTCAACTTCACCTTCAATGCCGAGGGTGCCGACCGCTTTGGCGAGGCCACCGGCAACAACGTCGGACGCGGCCTGGCGATCATTCTCGACAACAAGGTGGTGACGGCGCCGGTGATCAACAGCCGGATCAGCGACTCGGGCATCATCGAGGGCAACTTCACCCAGCAAGAGGTGGAGGACCTCTCGACGGTGCTGCGCACCGGTGCCTTGCCGGCCGGCATCACTTACCTCGAGGAGCGCACCGTCGGTCCGTCCCTCGGGCGCGACTCCATCGAGCAGGGCCTGCGTGCCGGCTTGGTGGGCTTCGGCCTGGTGATCCTGATCATGTTCGTGGTCTACCGGTTCACCGGCATCAACGCCATCGTCGCCTTGGTGCTCGATGTCGTGCTGGTGTTCGGGGCGCTCGCCTACTTCGGGGCGACCCTCACCCTGCCCGGTATCGCCGGCATCATCCTGACCGTCGGTATGGCGGTGGACGCCAACGTGCTGGTCTTCGAACGCATCCGCGAGGAGCTGCGGGTCGGGCGCACGGTGCGCTCGGCCGTCGATGCCGGCTTCAGCAAGGCGTTGTCCTCGGTGCTCGACGCCAACATCACGACCTTGATCGCCTCCCTGTTCCTGTTCCAGTTCGGAACCGGGCCGATCCGAGGCTTCGCCGTGACCCTCTCCATCGGTATCTTGGCTTCCGTCTTCACGGCGGTCATCGTCAGCCGCTGGATCTTCGATCTGATTTTCTCTCGCCGCGGGCGGGTCGAGCGGCTGTCGATCTAG
- the yajC gene encoding preprotein translocase subunit YajC translates to MPSAFMTLAPFSILAQGAAPAGNSLMSWVPMILIFAVFYLVLFLPMRRRQKALQNMIANLKKGDRVYTNGGLYGEVSSTEGSTVILKVAQNVKVKVAKSAIAGLEGQEEGQRQ, encoded by the coding sequence ATGCCCTCAGCTTTCATGACTCTGGCTCCCTTCTCGATTCTGGCGCAAGGGGCCGCTCCCGCCGGCAACTCCCTGATGAGCTGGGTGCCGATGATTCTCATCTTCGCCGTTTTCTACCTCGTGCTCTTCCTGCCCATGAGGCGGCGACAGAAGGCCCTTCAGAACATGATCGCGAACCTCAAGAAGGGCGATCGGGTCTACACCAACGGCGGCCTCTACGGTGAGGTCAGCTCGACGGAAGGCTCGACGGTGATCCTCAAGGTGGCTCAGAACGTCAAGGTCAAGGTCGCCAAGTCGGCGATTGCCGGGCTCGAAGGGCAAGAGGAAGGACAACGTCAATGA
- the tgt gene encoding tRNA guanosine(34) transglycosylase Tgt, whose translation MPLSFEVLERCGAARRGRLHTPHGVIETPAFMPVGTLGAVKGLGPPTLRQLGASVMLSNLYHLEVRAGVDRIERLGGVHAFTGWSGPILTDSGGYQVFSMADRRTIDDQGVRFKSHVDGRAMAFTPERVLRLQAQLGVDIAMMLDECPPWPVDLATASASWRRTLDWARRARQGLAEEHRRGWSGDLFGIVQGSVYPELRARAAVELVELDFAGYAIGGVSVGEPTPERRAVVEWTAPELPEDRPRYLMGVGYPADLVHAVAHGIDLFDCVLPARNARHGYFFTRQGPLKIKNARYAEDPEPVDGDCGCPVCGSVSRAFLHHLFRSREITGGVLATQHNLFFYLTLMADLRAGIAAGDLDRRAARWLPEG comes from the coding sequence ATGCCCCTGTCCTTCGAAGTCCTCGAGCGCTGCGGCGCAGCGCGGCGGGGACGGCTGCACACTCCTCACGGGGTGATCGAGACGCCAGCCTTCATGCCCGTCGGCACCCTCGGGGCCGTCAAGGGCCTTGGCCCGCCGACCCTGCGCCAGCTCGGAGCCTCGGTGATGCTCAGCAACCTGTACCACCTCGAGGTGCGGGCCGGGGTCGATCGCATCGAGCGCCTCGGAGGAGTGCACGCCTTCACCGGCTGGTCCGGTCCGATTCTCACCGACAGCGGCGGCTACCAGGTCTTCAGCATGGCCGATCGCCGCACCATCGACGACCAAGGGGTGCGCTTCAAGAGCCATGTCGACGGCCGGGCGATGGCCTTCACGCCGGAGCGGGTCCTGCGCCTGCAGGCCCAGCTCGGGGTCGATATCGCCATGATGCTCGACGAGTGTCCCCCCTGGCCGGTCGACCTCGCCACCGCCAGCGCCTCCTGGCGCCGTACCTTGGACTGGGCCCGGCGGGCACGACAGGGCTTGGCCGAGGAACACCGCCGGGGTTGGAGCGGTGACCTTTTCGGCATCGTTCAGGGAAGCGTCTACCCGGAGCTGCGGGCCCGCGCCGCCGTCGAGCTGGTGGAGCTCGATTTCGCCGGCTACGCCATCGGTGGGGTGAGCGTCGGCGAGCCGACGCCGGAGCGTCGGGCGGTGGTCGAATGGACCGCTCCCGAGCTGCCCGAGGACCGTCCCCGCTATCTGATGGGGGTGGGCTATCCGGCCGACCTGGTGCACGCCGTGGCCCACGGAATCGATCTCTTCGATTGCGTGCTGCCGGCGCGCAACGCTCGCCACGGCTACTTCTTCACCCGCCAGGGGCCCCTCAAAATCAAGAACGCGCGCTACGCCGAGGACCCGGAGCCCGTCGACGGCGATTGTGGCTGCCCGGTTTGTGGCTCCGTCAGCCGTGCCTTCCTGCACCACCTCTTCCGTTCGCGCGAGATCACCGGCGGGGTGCTGGCGACGCAGCACAACCTGTTCTTCTATCTCACCCTGATGGCCGATCTGCGAGCCGGGATCGCCGCCGGCGACCTCGACCGGCGCGCCGCTCGCTGGTTGCCGGAGGGCTGA
- a CDS encoding outer membrane lipoprotein carrier protein LolA produces MNSMTRLRNLLLLSLLLSGTFSAVAAEIADPRDKSLSGSARLEALIERIKGAQGDLETLEARFVQHQESALLLEPEESSGTFQFAAPDQVRWEYTDPTPISVVIDGKSMTTWYRDLGRAETLEVGRYSSQIFKYLGASGSMETLLDYFDVNVRFPSDGADPYALVMKPRYSRIAKKLESMTLWVDAEAYLPVRLRYVGADGDSTEYRFENLKINQGIPAERFELDLNEEVDVQRIDLPRSG; encoded by the coding sequence ATGAATTCCATGACGCGCTTGCGGAACCTTCTTCTCTTGTCATTGCTGCTGTCGGGGACCTTCTCCGCGGTTGCCGCCGAGATCGCGGATCCTCGCGATAAGAGCCTCTCCGGGAGCGCTCGCCTCGAGGCCCTGATCGAGCGCATCAAAGGCGCCCAGGGCGATCTCGAAACCCTCGAAGCGCGCTTCGTTCAGCATCAGGAAAGCGCTCTCCTGCTGGAGCCCGAGGAGTCCTCGGGCACCTTTCAGTTCGCGGCCCCCGATCAGGTGCGCTGGGAGTACACCGACCCGACGCCGATCTCGGTGGTGATCGATGGCAAGTCGATGACCACCTGGTACCGCGATCTGGGACGGGCCGAGACGCTCGAGGTGGGACGCTACTCGAGCCAGATCTTCAAGTATCTCGGTGCGAGTGGCTCGATGGAGACGCTGCTCGATTACTTCGACGTCAACGTTCGTTTTCCGAGCGATGGCGCCGATCCCTATGCCTTGGTGATGAAGCCGCGCTATTCGCGCATTGCCAAGAAGCTCGAGTCGATGACCCTGTGGGTCGATGCCGAGGCCTATCTGCCGGTCCGGCTGCGCTACGTCGGGGCCGACGGCGATTCGACCGAGTACCGCTTCGAAAACCTCAAGATCAATCAGGGGATCCCGGCGGAGCGCTTCGAGCTCGACCTGAACGAGGAAGTCGACGTGCAGCGCATCGACCTGCCGCGTAGCGGTTAG
- a CDS encoding FYDLN acid domain-containing protein has translation MPDGKLGAKHACTNCDAKFYDLGRPEKICPKCGWNQDEDAATPKPPKKKKKKKAAEPEPEPEEEVTDEEELEDDEKEKELGEESDGDEEEEEDEEEEEVAEPTGEPIDVDLEDEEDDD, from the coding sequence ATGCCGGACGGAAAGCTGGGAGCCAAGCACGCCTGTACGAACTGCGATGCCAAGTTCTACGACCTCGGCAGGCCGGAAAAGATTTGCCCGAAGTGCGGCTGGAACCAGGATGAGGACGCCGCCACCCCGAAACCCCCGAAGAAGAAGAAGAAGAAGAAGGCGGCCGAGCCGGAGCCGGAGCCAGAAGAGGAAGTGACCGACGAAGAAGAGCTCGAAGACGACGAGAAGGAGAAAGAGCTCGGAGAAGAGTCGGACGGCGACGAGGAAGAAGAGGAAGACGAAGAGGAGGAAGAGGTCGCCGAACCCACCGGCGAGCCGATCGATGTCGACCTCGAGGACGAAGAAGACGACGACTGA
- the folK gene encoding 2-amino-4-hydroxy-6-hydroxymethyldihydropteridine diphosphokinase, giving the protein MPFALGLGANLPSRGESAVGTLGQALDCLEDLVGSLQVGPLYRSRPLAARRQRAAPPQQDYFNTVAVGRTVLSPDAVLALAKGLELAAGRALVARPGERDGPRPLDIDLLLYGDTVSQRRELRLPHPRLLERRFALAPLAAIAPHWPVPPGGDSVSHHLAALGEEQWLVEIPWPDAGPRPS; this is encoded by the coding sequence GTGCCCTTCGCCCTTGGCCTGGGTGCCAACCTACCGTCTCGCGGCGAGTCGGCGGTCGGCACTCTGGGGCAGGCTCTCGATTGCCTCGAAGACCTCGTCGGCTCCCTGCAGGTCGGCCCCCTCTACCGCAGCCGCCCCCTCGCCGCCCGGCGCCAACGCGCCGCCCCTCCCCAACAGGACTACTTCAATACCGTCGCCGTCGGGCGAACGGTGCTCTCGCCAGATGCGGTCCTCGCCCTCGCCAAGGGTCTCGAGCTGGCCGCCGGCCGGGCGCTGGTGGCGAGGCCCGGCGAGCGCGACGGCCCCCGGCCCCTCGACATCGATCTCCTGCTCTACGGCGACACCGTCAGCCAGCGTCGCGAGCTACGGCTGCCGCATCCCCGTTTGCTGGAGCGCCGCTTCGCCCTCGCCCCTCTCGCCGCCATCGCCCCGCACTGGCCGGTGCCGCCCGGTGGCGATTCCGTCTCGCACCATCTCGCGGCCCTGGGGGAAGAACAGTGGCTGGTCGAAATCCCCTGGCCCGACGCCGGGCCGCGGCCGAGCTGA
- a CDS encoding MBL fold metallo-hydrolase — MITVEERWGVVRLKMTRRLFGRPIHSVSAYLLDRLLIDAGPPGCGAALVEWLRQDRRGRRVEAVLLTHHHEDHVGGAARLAAELRLPLFAPALAVERLARRQPIPLYRRLVWGVPTPCVAQPLEDESRFAGRSLEVIATPGHAFDHVCLLDRESGLLFSGDLYVHERVRSLRRIENPWIHLDSLRRVLAREPRNLACAHAGFVAAADPALQRKIDFWETLAQSAAELAAAGWSRRRIRRRLLGRESWLTWLSLGDFSKARLLRSLLRPPGSDSR; from the coding sequence TTGATCACCGTCGAGGAGCGCTGGGGAGTCGTCCGATTGAAGATGACCCGGCGCCTCTTCGGGCGGCCGATCCACAGCGTTTCGGCCTATCTCTTGGACCGTCTGCTGATCGACGCCGGGCCACCCGGCTGCGGCGCTGCCCTCGTCGAGTGGTTGCGGCAGGACCGGCGCGGTCGGCGGGTCGAAGCGGTGCTCTTGACCCATCACCACGAGGACCACGTCGGAGGTGCCGCTCGGCTGGCGGCGGAGCTGCGTTTACCCCTCTTCGCCCCCGCGCTGGCGGTCGAGCGCTTGGCTCGCCGGCAGCCCATTCCGCTCTATCGCCGGCTGGTCTGGGGAGTCCCCACGCCGTGCGTCGCTCAGCCCCTCGAGGACGAGTCACGCTTCGCCGGTCGCTCTCTCGAGGTGATCGCCACTCCGGGCCATGCCTTCGACCACGTGTGCCTGCTCGACCGTGAAAGCGGCTTGCTGTTCAGTGGCGACCTCTATGTCCACGAGCGGGTGCGCTCGCTGCGGCGCATCGAGAACCCCTGGATTCACCTCGACTCGCTGCGCCGGGTGCTGGCGCGGGAGCCACGCAATCTGGCGTGCGCCCACGCCGGCTTCGTGGCGGCAGCCGATCCGGCCCTGCAGCGCAAGATCGACTTCTGGGAGACCCTGGCCCAGAGCGCTGCCGAGCTCGCCGCCGCCGGCTGGTCGCGGCGCCGCATCCGCCGCCGACTGCTCGGTCGGGAGAGCTGGCTGACCTGGCTCAGCCTGGGTGACTTCTCGAAGGCACGCCTACTGCGGTCGCTGCTCCGGCCGCCGGGGTCAGACTCCCGGTAG
- the purL gene encoding phosphoribosylformylglycinamidine synthase subunit PurL: MSTAEPTVDQQLAAEHGLTEEEFGTLCSLLGRTPNYTELGITSALWSEHCSYKSSRAYLRTFPTEGPHVLQGPGENAGVVDLGEGLVAAFKMESHNHPSFIEPYQGAATGVGGILRDIFTMGARPVACMDSLRFGELDAPRMKYLVDGVVRGIGDYGNCVGIPTVGGETGFHRSYNGNILVNAFAVGIARRERIFTAKATGVGNPILYAGSRTGRDGIHGATMASESFDGESEAKRPTVQVGDPFTEKVLLEACLEAMRTGAVVAIQDMGAAGLTSSGFEMAGRGGTGVKLDLTAVPLREPGLSPYEIMLSESQERMVLVARRGRQEEIEKVFRRWGLEVAQIGEVTDTGRAVLSMHGEVVADMPIAPLTEEAPIYRRPAEPPQDLAERHRRQDLDLPDDPGQALFDLLSTPEMGSKEWIWRQYDHTVRTNTIQGPGGDAAVLQIKGAASGLAMTSDVNPTYCWLDPRTGGAQAVTEAVRNLACVGAEPLGLTDCLNFGNPENPEIAWQFQEAIVGMSEACRALTVPVISGNVSFYNETDGVSVHPTPTVAMVGVVPVLDRVPESSFVREGHRLVLLGEDREEYGGSAYARLLLDVEQGAPPAVDLDHEARLAELLRVLAFNGSLWTAHDLSTGGLAVALAEATFGRRLGARVEVPGSALGLFSETQGRVLVACDGGELDTVLGRAEKAGVAAREIGEVGGEELDIGFDGGRLQRSVAELHEAWSTALPRALGV; encoded by the coding sequence GTGAGCACTGCGGAGCCCACCGTCGATCAACAGCTCGCCGCCGAGCACGGTCTGACGGAGGAGGAGTTCGGCACCCTCTGCTCGCTCCTCGGGCGGACCCCGAACTACACCGAGCTCGGCATCACCTCGGCCCTGTGGTCGGAGCATTGTTCCTACAAGTCGTCGCGTGCGTATCTGCGCACCTTCCCGACGGAGGGGCCCCATGTCCTCCAGGGACCCGGCGAAAACGCCGGCGTCGTCGACCTCGGCGAGGGGCTGGTGGCGGCCTTCAAGATGGAGAGCCACAACCACCCCAGCTTCATCGAGCCCTACCAGGGGGCGGCGACCGGCGTCGGCGGCATTCTGCGCGACATCTTCACCATGGGGGCGCGGCCCGTCGCCTGCATGGACTCGCTGCGCTTCGGCGAGCTCGACGCACCGCGCATGAAGTACCTGGTGGACGGCGTGGTGCGCGGCATCGGCGACTACGGCAACTGCGTTGGCATCCCCACCGTCGGCGGCGAGACCGGCTTCCACCGTTCCTACAACGGCAACATCCTGGTCAACGCCTTTGCCGTCGGCATCGCTCGCCGCGAGCGCATCTTCACCGCCAAGGCCACCGGCGTCGGCAATCCCATCCTCTACGCCGGCAGCCGCACCGGCCGTGACGGCATTCATGGCGCCACCATGGCGTCCGAGTCCTTCGACGGCGAGAGCGAGGCCAAGCGTCCGACGGTGCAGGTGGGCGATCCCTTCACCGAGAAGGTGCTCCTCGAAGCCTGCCTCGAGGCCATGCGCACCGGCGCCGTGGTGGCGATTCAGGACATGGGGGCCGCCGGCCTGACCAGCTCGGGCTTCGAGATGGCCGGCCGGGGCGGCACCGGCGTGAAGCTCGATCTCACCGCCGTGCCGCTGCGCGAGCCCGGCCTTTCGCCCTACGAGATCATGCTCTCCGAGTCTCAGGAGCGGATGGTTTTGGTGGCGCGTCGGGGGCGCCAGGAGGAGATCGAAAAGGTCTTCCGTCGTTGGGGCCTCGAGGTCGCCCAGATCGGCGAGGTCACCGATACCGGTCGGGCGGTGCTGTCGATGCACGGCGAGGTGGTGGCCGATATGCCGATCGCGCCGCTCACCGAGGAAGCGCCGATCTACCGCCGCCCGGCGGAGCCGCCCCAGGATCTCGCCGAGCGCCATCGGCGGCAGGATCTCGACCTGCCGGACGATCCCGGGCAGGCGCTGTTCGATCTGCTGTCGACGCCGGAGATGGGCAGCAAGGAGTGGATCTGGCGGCAGTACGACCACACCGTGCGCACCAACACCATTCAGGGTCCTGGCGGCGATGCCGCGGTGCTGCAGATCAAAGGCGCCGCCTCGGGCCTGGCGATGACCAGCGACGTCAATCCCACCTACTGTTGGCTCGATCCCCGCACCGGCGGTGCTCAGGCGGTGACCGAGGCGGTGCGTAATCTCGCCTGCGTCGGCGCCGAGCCCCTCGGGCTGACCGATTGCCTCAACTTCGGCAACCCCGAGAACCCGGAGATCGCCTGGCAGTTCCAGGAGGCCATCGTCGGCATGTCGGAGGCCTGTCGGGCTCTCACTGTGCCGGTGATCTCGGGCAACGTGTCCTTCTACAACGAGACCGATGGAGTTTCCGTCCACCCGACGCCGACGGTGGCGATGGTGGGCGTGGTGCCGGTGCTCGATCGGGTTCCGGAGTCGAGCTTCGTCCGCGAGGGGCATCGTTTGGTGCTGCTCGGCGAAGATCGCGAGGAATATGGCGGCTCGGCCTATGCCCGCCTGTTGCTCGATGTCGAGCAGGGAGCGCCGCCGGCGGTGGACCTCGACCACGAAGCGCGTTTGGCGGAGCTGCTGCGGGTGCTGGCCTTCAACGGCAGCCTGTGGACCGCCCACGACCTCTCCACCGGCGGTCTCGCGGTGGCCCTGGCGGAGGCCACCTTCGGTCGCCGCCTGGGGGCGCGGGTCGAGGTTCCGGGGAGTGCCCTGGGGCTGTTCTCGGAGACCCAGGGGCGAGTGCTGGTGGCCTGCGATGGCGGCGAGCTCGACACCGTCCTCGGCCGGGCCGAAAAGGCCGGAGTGGCGGCCCGGGAGATCGGCGAGGTCGGCGGTGAAGAGCTCGACATTGGCTTTGACGGGGGCCGCCTGCAGCGTTCCGTCGCCGAGCTTCACGAGGCTTGGTCGACGGCTTTGCCGCGAGCGCTCGGAGTCTGA
- the purQ gene encoding phosphoribosylformylglycinamidine synthase subunit PurQ, with protein MRCGVVVFPGSNCDHDVYHVLKHVLEQETVFLWHGDEDLKGCDLVVLPGGFSYGDYLRGGALAALSPVMAAVKRHAEAGGSVLGICNGFQILLEAGLLPGAMRRNENLRFLCQDVFLRVERDDLPFTREYSTGQVVRMPIAHAEGNYEDTAEALDQLEAGDQVVFRYVDADGGDAGGNVNGSARAIAGVCNAGGNVLGMMPHPERCSEQILGNTDGLALFAGTVRSTLSGVVS; from the coding sequence GTGAGGTGTGGAGTCGTCGTCTTTCCGGGCTCGAACTGCGATCACGACGTCTACCACGTGCTGAAGCACGTTCTCGAGCAGGAAACGGTGTTCCTCTGGCACGGCGACGAAGACCTCAAGGGTTGCGACCTGGTGGTGTTGCCGGGCGGGTTTTCCTACGGCGACTACCTGCGCGGCGGAGCGCTGGCGGCGTTGTCGCCGGTGATGGCGGCGGTCAAGCGCCATGCCGAAGCCGGCGGGTCCGTGCTCGGTATCTGCAACGGCTTCCAGATCCTGCTCGAAGCCGGCCTCCTGCCGGGGGCGATGCGGCGCAATGAGAACCTGCGCTTTCTTTGCCAGGATGTTTTCCTGCGGGTCGAACGGGACGACCTGCCCTTCACCCGCGAGTACTCCACGGGGCAGGTGGTGCGCATGCCGATCGCCCACGCCGAGGGCAACTACGAGGACACGGCAGAAGCCCTCGACCAGCTCGAGGCCGGTGACCAGGTGGTGTTTCGCTATGTCGACGCCGACGGTGGCGACGCCGGCGGCAACGTCAACGGCTCGGCGCGGGCGATCGCCGGGGTCTGCAACGCCGGTGGCAACGTGCTCGGCATGATGCCGCACCCGGAGCGCTGCTCCGAGCAGATTCTGGGCAACACCGATGGCTTGGCGCTGTTCGCCGGCACCGTGCGGTCGACCCTCTCGGGGGTGGTGTCGTGA
- the purS gene encoding phosphoribosylformylglycinamidine synthase subunit PurS has translation MKARVTVYPRREILDPQGKAILAALAGVGFDDVEDVRAGKSFEIVLGTDDSEQANARLDEMCRKLLANTVVEDYAIEILEEPEP, from the coding sequence TTGAAGGCAAGAGTCACTGTCTATCCGCGTCGCGAAATCCTCGACCCTCAGGGCAAGGCGATTCTCGCTGCCCTCGCCGGCGTCGGCTTCGACGATGTCGAAGACGTGCGGGCCGGCAAGAGCTTCGAGATCGTGCTCGGCACCGACGACTCCGAGCAGGCCAACGCCCGGCTCGACGAGATGTGTCGCAAGCTGCTCGCCAATACGGTGGTGGAGGACTACGCCATCGAGATCCTCGAGGAGCCCGAACCGTGA
- a CDS encoding MBL fold metallo-hydrolase, which produces MRIAVLGSGSRGNALVVESEGRLLLVDAGFSCKQLEKRLASLGVEAADLAAVLVTHEHGDHIRGVDVLARRYGLPVYATEGTLEACRGLRDEVREGACIIASGRPFHVADFEVEPFAVPHDAREPVGLVIQSADGHRLGLAADLGSRSRLAWGRLTDLDILVIETNHDLEMLRNGPYPWSLKQRVAGRHGHLSNRDAADGLPELINDRLRWVVLYHLSQTNNLPALAASEVGETLAREGAPAQVAMTEQDRPTSWLEVSP; this is translated from the coding sequence ATGCGCATCGCTGTGCTGGGTTCCGGGAGCCGCGGCAACGCCCTGGTGGTCGAATCCGAGGGGCGATTGCTGCTGGTCGATGCTGGGTTCTCCTGCAAGCAGCTCGAGAAACGTCTCGCCTCCCTCGGGGTCGAGGCGGCGGACCTGGCGGCGGTGCTGGTGACCCACGAGCACGGCGATCACATCCGCGGGGTCGACGTCCTGGCGCGGCGCTATGGGCTGCCGGTGTATGCCACCGAGGGCACCTTGGAGGCCTGTCGCGGACTCCGCGACGAGGTCCGCGAGGGGGCCTGCATCATCGCCTCGGGTCGGCCCTTCCATGTCGCCGATTTCGAGGTCGAGCCCTTCGCCGTGCCCCACGACGCTCGCGAGCCGGTGGGGCTGGTGATTCAGAGCGCCGACGGTCACCGCCTCGGGCTGGCGGCCGATCTCGGCAGCCGCAGCCGTCTCGCCTGGGGCCGTTTGACGGACCTCGACATCCTGGTGATCGAGACCAATCACGATCTCGAGATGCTGCGCAACGGTCCCTACCCGTGGTCCCTCAAGCAGCGGGTGGCGGGGCGTCACGGTCATCTTTCGAATCGCGATGCGGCGGACGGCTTGCCGGAGCTGATCAATGATCGGCTGCGCTGGGTCGTCCTGTACCATCTTTCCCAAACCAACAATCTGCCGGCCCTGGCCGCCTCGGAGGTGGGGGAGACCCTCGCCCGCGAGGGTGCGCCGGCGCAGGTGGCCATGACGGAGCAGGATCGTCCCACTTCCTGGCTGGAGGTATCCCCTTGA
- a CDS encoding 3',5'-cyclic-nucleotide phosphodiesterase, with the protein MQIDVLGAFGGESLDCRMTCLRVNGTVAVDAGSLSQALPVEEQGQVRSILLTHSHMDHTNSLPFFIENVYGQTSEAIDLYASAATIYAIRKYLFNNATWPDFSRLPNHLLPAVRFHELRDEVPVVLDGVTFTPISVHHPVPTFGFLIEQGGKAVLWSSDTGPTRRLWEVANQTPGLGAVCIETSFDNSLQQVADVSQHLTPCTLELELHKLEKKVPVLLHHLKPPCVKQIRQEVKALKNPDLDFLEQGRSYTF; encoded by the coding sequence ATGCAAATCGACGTGCTAGGAGCTTTTGGCGGCGAGAGTCTCGACTGCCGGATGACCTGTTTGCGGGTCAACGGGACGGTGGCGGTGGATGCCGGCTCGCTGTCCCAGGCGCTGCCCGTCGAGGAGCAGGGGCAGGTGCGATCGATCCTGCTGACCCACTCGCACATGGATCACACCAATTCGTTGCCCTTCTTCATCGAGAACGTCTACGGGCAGACTTCCGAGGCGATCGATCTCTATGCCTCGGCGGCCACCATCTACGCCATCCGCAAGTACCTCTTCAACAACGCCACCTGGCCCGACTTCAGCCGCTTGCCGAACCACCTGTTGCCGGCGGTGCGTTTTCACGAGCTGCGCGACGAGGTGCCGGTGGTGCTCGACGGCGTGACCTTCACTCCGATCTCGGTGCATCACCCGGTACCGACCTTCGGCTTCCTCATCGAGCAAGGCGGCAAGGCGGTGCTGTGGTCGAGTGACACCGGCCCGACGCGCCGACTCTGGGAAGTGGCCAATCAGACCCCCGGCCTGGGCGCGGTGTGTATCGAGACCAGCTTCGACAACTCGCTGCAGCAGGTCGCCGACGTCTCCCAACACCTCACGCCCTGCACCCTCGAGCTCGAGCTCCACAAGTTGGAGAAGAAGGTGCCGGTGCTCCTGCACCACCTCAAGCCGCCTTGCGTGAAGCAGATCCGGCAAGAGGTGAAGGCGCTCAAGAACCCGGATCTCGACTTCCTCGAGCAGGGCCGCAGCTACACCTTCTGA